The following coding sequences are from one Leptospiraceae bacterium window:
- a CDS encoding 1-acyl-sn-glycerol-3-phosphate acyltransferase has protein sequence MLNMLFYYKVHPGKKWFASNLLALLGRLASVLLYKVKIISSPDLKINGPVLILAKHSIEIDIPLGYYAMLVAIGRHAWCIMKASLARSRYLGFYWKIGGIPLDRDKPEKSKHMLVHAKRVLYDLDESGRRKGNGNVMVLFPEETTYWQTMGEGQAAGFRFIVGKPNIPLNVVCAGFRYSKGFIRTNLNIEFGPMRQFTKDDDHAVFLHDRMVEIAELSNLPYPFPQPKARTKNVESAAVA, from the coding sequence TTGTTAAATATGTTGTTTTATTACAAAGTGCATCCAGGTAAAAAATGGTTTGCTTCTAACCTACTCGCACTCCTCGGTCGTCTCGCTTCCGTTTTACTTTATAAAGTGAAAATCATTTCTTCTCCTGATTTAAAAATAAATGGACCCGTCTTAATTCTAGCAAAACATTCAATAGAAATAGATATTCCACTTGGTTATTATGCTATGCTAGTTGCAATCGGCAGACATGCCTGGTGTATCATGAAAGCAAGCCTTGCAAGAAGTCGGTATCTTGGCTTTTACTGGAAAATCGGGGGTATCCCCTTGGATCGAGATAAGCCTGAGAAGAGCAAACACATGTTAGTCCATGCCAAAAGAGTTCTCTATGACTTAGATGAAAGTGGACGAAGGAAAGGAAATGGAAATGTAATGGTGCTATTTCCGGAAGAGACTACCTATTGGCAGACAATGGGCGAAGGACAAGCAGCAGGCTTTCGCTTTATTGTGGGTAAGCCAAATATACCGCTCAATGTGGTTTGTGCTGGTTTTCGCTACTCTAAGGGGTTTATACGAACTAACCTCAATATTGAGTTTGGACCTATGCGTCAATTTACAAAGGACGACGATCATGCAGTGTTTTTGCATGACCGAATGGTAGAAATTGCTGAGCTTTCTAATCTACCTTATCCGTTTCCTCAACCGAAAGCGAGGACAAAGAATGTTGAATCGGCTGCCGTTGCTTAA
- a CDS encoding VWA domain-containing protein, whose protein sequence is MELDQYLFKKSWGLLKRLIESKPSTQYLETVVRLEDYSSELTLLARALTGKPIEILPAEREGGCNGLLFFLPKEYSHTNSKRHNLDFYIFRVIYMSLQIQYEILQNVDNTRKSENPAYFLPFICSKMKEEFPGLGNFIDEVLERERQYQITHLKRVDLSYIHGKRILENTISGKKKNGLDEKDARIEKITSEIKASPVESIEIHEVDKKAISDYTLGHNFEKIETAEEFGGNWRDLDGSDDLQTLEDAIRELKLKDMVRVDDAVHSIIQSEMILNSNLQDSAELDSKAFYHEYPEWDFKKKTYKEKYCKVFPGNLRAVSASYSMKTISKYKPTLSKLKQKMNRISNQLETVRNESYGDEIDIDATVEYLADLISNQTPRENIYLSKRRRKREISVLVLIDLSLSTDSFVEGKRILDVERESTLLLGEILHEFGDRFQVNAFSSRTRNHCDYLTIKGFDENWNSAKHKIGALEPFGYTRIGPAIRHSLECIQKEKSKLKWILILSDGKPNDYDRYEGKYGIEDIKQSVKECKRAGVHLFALAIDKKAKDYLPMMLGLGGYRILPHPDDLPEALGDFYMQLLK, encoded by the coding sequence ATGGAACTTGATCAATATCTTTTTAAAAAAAGTTGGGGTTTACTAAAGCGTCTAATTGAAAGTAAACCCTCTACTCAATATCTAGAAACAGTTGTTCGATTGGAAGATTATTCTTCCGAATTAACTCTTCTTGCAAGGGCATTGACAGGAAAACCAATCGAAATCCTTCCGGCAGAAAGAGAAGGAGGTTGTAATGGACTTCTTTTCTTTTTACCGAAAGAGTATTCTCATACAAATTCAAAGCGACACAATCTAGATTTTTATATCTTTCGGGTTATCTATATGTCTTTACAAATTCAATACGAAATTTTGCAGAATGTGGATAATACTCGTAAATCGGAAAATCCTGCTTACTTCCTTCCATTTATATGTTCAAAAATGAAAGAAGAATTTCCCGGGTTAGGAAATTTTATAGACGAAGTCTTGGAAAGAGAGCGGCAATACCAGATTACCCATTTAAAAAGAGTAGACCTTTCTTATATTCATGGGAAGCGAATTCTAGAAAATACAATTTCAGGTAAGAAAAAAAATGGCTTAGATGAAAAAGATGCTCGTATTGAAAAGATAACCTCCGAAATAAAAGCCTCTCCTGTTGAGTCTATAGAAATTCACGAAGTAGATAAGAAGGCTATTAGTGATTATACGCTAGGTCATAATTTCGAGAAAATTGAAACAGCAGAAGAGTTTGGTGGGAACTGGCGTGATTTAGACGGAAGCGATGACTTGCAGACATTGGAAGATGCGATACGAGAACTGAAATTAAAAGACATGGTTCGAGTCGATGACGCAGTTCATTCTATCATTCAATCTGAGATGATTCTAAATTCGAATTTACAGGACAGTGCAGAGCTAGATAGCAAAGCGTTTTACCATGAGTACCCAGAATGGGATTTCAAAAAGAAAACCTACAAAGAAAAATATTGTAAAGTTTTTCCGGGTAACTTACGAGCTGTATCCGCTAGCTACTCCATGAAAACTATTTCAAAATACAAACCGACTCTAAGCAAATTAAAGCAAAAGATGAATCGTATTTCTAATCAATTGGAAACAGTTCGAAACGAAAGTTATGGAGATGAAATCGATATAGATGCTACAGTAGAATATCTTGCTGATTTAATTTCGAATCAAACTCCCAGAGAAAATATCTATTTATCTAAACGCAGAAGAAAAAGAGAAATATCAGTTTTAGTGCTGATAGATTTGAGTCTTTCTACTGATTCATTTGTGGAAGGAAAACGAATTTTGGATGTGGAAAGAGAGTCCACTTTGCTACTGGGAGAGATTTTACATGAGTTTGGAGATAGATTTCAGGTAAATGCATTTTCCTCAAGAACTAGAAATCATTGTGATTACCTGACCATAAAAGGTTTCGATGAAAATTGGAATAGCGCAAAACATAAAATAGGCGCACTCGAGCCTTTTGGTTATACTAGAATTGGTCCTGCTATTCGACACTCTCTAGAGTGCATTCAAAAAGAAAAAAGTAAATTAAAATGGATACTGATTTTATCGGATGGAAAACCAAATGATTACGATAGATACGAAGGTAAATATGGAATTGAGGACATTAAGCAATCCGTCAAAGAATGTAAGAGGGCAGGTGTTCATTTATTTGCACTTGCCATAGATAAAAAGGCTAAGGACTATTTGCCGATGATGCTTGGACTCGGTGGCTATCGGATATTACCTCATCCAGATGATTTGCCAGAAGCACTCGGAGATTTTTACATGCAGTTGTTGAAATGA
- a CDS encoding CbbQ/NirQ/NorQ/GpvN family protein, whose product MSNHEIPYYKQIGKEVEIFEHAFQKKLPLLLKGPTGAGKSRFVEFMSHKLGLPLITVSCHEETSAVDLIGRFIIRGAETIWQDGPMTTAARTGAVLYLDEFVEARPDTLVAVHSLTDHRRELYIDRINEKLKAADSFLLVASFNPGYQRGWKELKPSTRQRFISLHFDYPEPMVEMEIVSAETGLKDTESSKLVRLAGKIRNLQELGLTESPSTRLLVDAGKLIADGLPPRLSCEVAIIQPLTDDSDTIKALKDLVALYF is encoded by the coding sequence ATGAGTAATCACGAAATTCCTTATTACAAGCAAATCGGGAAAGAAGTAGAAATATTTGAACACGCCTTTCAAAAGAAGCTTCCACTTCTCTTGAAAGGTCCAACAGGAGCGGGTAAATCCCGCTTCGTTGAATTCATGAGCCATAAGTTAGGTCTTCCTTTAATTACGGTTTCCTGTCATGAAGAAACATCCGCAGTTGATTTAATTGGACGTTTTATCATTCGAGGCGCTGAAACTATCTGGCAAGACGGTCCTATGACGACAGCCGCAAGAACAGGTGCTGTCCTTTATCTAGACGAATTTGTAGAAGCAAGACCGGATACGTTAGTCGCTGTCCATTCTCTTACTGATCATAGAAGAGAACTCTATATCGATAGAATCAACGAAAAGTTAAAAGCAGCTGATTCTTTTTTACTCGTAGCTTCCTTTAATCCAGGGTATCAAAGAGGTTGGAAAGAATTAAAGCCTTCTACGCGGCAAAGATTTATTAGCCTCCATTTTGATTATCCTGAGCCAATGGTAGAAATGGAAATTGTGTCTGCTGAAACAGGACTCAAGGATACAGAATCGAGTAAGCTTGTAAGACTAGCGGGTAAGATTCGTAATCTGCAAGAGTTAGGATTAACGGAATCTCCTTCTACAAGACTTCTTGTCGATGCAGGTAAATTAATAGCAGATGGACTTCCTCCAAGACTTTCCTGTGAAGTCGCTATCATCCAACCTTTGACAGATGACTCCGATACGATCAAAGCACTAAAAGACTTAGTTGCTCTTTATTTTTAA
- a CDS encoding cbb3-type cytochrome c oxidase subunit I yields the protein MKYKSQKVAYWFFATCMLLLSLQIIYGFIMGFARIGYDGLHEFIPFNAARATHTNLLVVWLLTGFMGAAHFIIPDESGREIYSVKLAYIQLVSLIVVGVTAIIGFHLNWWEGRKFLEIPRPLDFLVVINVLTFLFNIGMTVWKGKKFSTTGIVLYLGLLAAALLYLPGMIYFHNQTLDSYFRWWVVHLWVEGVWELIMGSILSYLLIKLTGVDREVIEKWLYVIVGLTFLSGILGTGHHYYFIGTPKYWLWIGGIFSALEPLAFLGMALFAINMYRKSGRVHPNKASLYWTIGCAIMSFVGAGFLGFAHTLPQVNLYTHGTLVTAMHGHLAFWGAYAMIVLAIISYALPLLTGRKLWNNMTSLLAFWISNIGMLGMTGAFAVAGIAQVYLERKLGMDFMVVQKEIEVHFIGLLFAATLFTIGIILYIYNFIKFGIPSDEVLLPEDASDELQFLNENA from the coding sequence ATGAAATATAAATCACAAAAAGTGGCTTATTGGTTCTTTGCAACTTGTATGCTACTTCTCAGTCTGCAAATTATATATGGTTTTATCATGGGATTTGCGCGTATTGGTTATGACGGATTACACGAATTTATCCCATTCAATGCGGCGCGCGCAACTCATACGAATTTGCTAGTGGTATGGCTACTAACGGGTTTTATGGGAGCAGCTCATTTCATTATACCGGACGAATCAGGAAGAGAAATTTATTCTGTAAAGTTAGCTTACATACAACTAGTGTCTCTGATAGTTGTAGGTGTAACAGCTATTATTGGATTTCATTTGAACTGGTGGGAAGGAAGAAAGTTTTTAGAAATACCAAGACCACTCGATTTTTTAGTGGTAATCAATGTTTTAACTTTCTTATTTAATATAGGAATGACCGTATGGAAAGGAAAGAAATTTTCGACAACAGGAATTGTTCTCTATCTCGGTCTTCTAGCGGCTGCTTTATTATACCTCCCGGGTATGATTTACTTTCACAACCAAACTTTAGACTCTTATTTTCGCTGGTGGGTTGTTCATCTTTGGGTAGAAGGTGTTTGGGAACTTATCATGGGATCAATTCTTTCTTATCTTTTAATTAAGCTTACCGGTGTCGATAGAGAAGTGATTGAAAAATGGCTTTATGTGATTGTGGGACTAACGTTTCTTTCTGGAATCTTGGGAACAGGTCATCATTACTATTTCATTGGCACTCCAAAATATTGGCTTTGGATTGGAGGAATTTTTTCAGCCCTTGAGCCACTTGCGTTTTTAGGAATGGCACTTTTTGCAATTAATATGTATCGCAAGAGTGGAAGAGTGCATCCAAATAAAGCTTCTCTCTATTGGACAATTGGTTGTGCTATCATGTCCTTTGTTGGTGCCGGTTTCTTGGGATTTGCCCATACTCTACCACAAGTTAATCTTTACACTCATGGGACGTTAGTTACAGCGATGCACGGCCATCTAGCATTTTGGGGAGCCTATGCAATGATAGTTCTGGCTATTATCTCTTATGCGCTACCGCTGCTTACGGGAAGAAAGCTCTGGAACAATATGACATCTCTTTTAGCATTTTGGATTTCCAATATTGGAATGCTTGGAATGACAGGAGCGTTCGCTGTAGCGGGTATTGCACAAGTTTACCTCGAGCGTAAACTTGGAATGGATTTTATGGTTGTCCAAAAAGAAATTGAAGTTCATTTTATAGGGCTCTTGTTTGCAGCCACACTATTTACGATTGGGATTATACTTTATATTTATAATTTTATAAAGTTTGGAATTCCTTCCGATGAAGTGTTACTACCAGAAGACGCAAGCGATGAACTACAGTTCTTAAACGAGAACGCATAA
- a CDS encoding c-type cytochrome — protein sequence MLSKSQAKLFFISGTLLFSVLLLILTVDTLRQVPIQTRESNLSDEVKRGKLLWDKNNCMGCHTIMGEGAYYAPELTKVYDRRGPEWMKVFIKDPQAMFPGERKMTKYNFTESEINDLIAFFKWIGEVDLNGFPAKPTLALAMNSAPVKANHSSMPQPEKFKSLCTACHSLSGVGGKVGPALDGVSKKYNAEYLHKWISNPTAVKPGTAMPKLELTEEEKNEIVKFLGTI from the coding sequence ATGCTATCTAAATCACAGGCTAAACTGTTTTTTATTTCGGGCACACTTCTGTTCAGTGTATTACTGTTGATTTTAACGGTGGACACATTGAGGCAAGTGCCAATTCAAACTAGAGAATCCAATCTTTCCGATGAAGTAAAACGGGGAAAGTTGCTCTGGGATAAAAATAATTGTATGGGATGTCATACAATCATGGGAGAAGGGGCATATTACGCTCCTGAATTAACAAAGGTCTATGATAGACGAGGACCTGAATGGATGAAGGTGTTTATCAAAGACCCACAGGCAATGTTTCCAGGCGAGCGTAAAATGACAAAGTATAATTTTACAGAATCGGAAATCAATGACTTAATCGCTTTCTTTAAATGGATAGGCGAAGTCGATCTAAATGGATTTCCCGCAAAACCAACATTAGCCTTAGCTATGAATTCTGCGCCAGTTAAAGCGAATCATTCTAGTATGCCTCAACCTGAAAAATTCAAGAGTCTCTGTACTGCTTGTCATTCTCTTTCAGGAGTTGGTGGAAAAGTTGGACCTGCTTTAGATGGAGTTAGTAAGAAATACAATGCTGAGTATTTGCATAAATGGATTTCTAATCCAACTGCAGTAAAACCCGGGACGGCAATGCCTAAACTAGAACTCACAGAAGAAGAGAAAAATGAAATCGTCAAGTTTCTCGGAACGATTTAA
- a CDS encoding SGNH/GDSL hydrolase family protein — protein sequence MPWSKQSEIDPDILIVGTSLAYEGLSLRTLNETLKPLNLKAQTIAIPGAELIVQGLALEKVLSKFKRVKYIIHVNEIEMPWTLGIVFSQATLSMASELDRKRAIERFYEDEYKIGFEELSYIILRLWAYRKDIGEFILNPEKRIKDIGKSRKAFKENLYSYENIYTESLSLYKFKDLKECLKITKDNTNIALDSNPFHREAIFKTCKLAGESVLTLEENESTKLYRRRLDNFYKILKKRNIKVINVFPPISEYLGNFQYGARVLFWKEKYKDVLGEKIIDLTLAIPKENNETYFYDIVHVNKKGMTVFTEKLSDSLRLYFKERQENNAF from the coding sequence ATGCCTTGGAGTAAACAATCCGAAATTGATCCAGATATTTTAATTGTTGGAACTTCACTCGCCTACGAAGGCTTATCTTTAAGAACGTTAAACGAAACACTTAAGCCTTTAAACTTAAAGGCTCAAACTATAGCAATACCCGGAGCTGAATTAATTGTGCAGGGTCTTGCTTTAGAAAAGGTTCTAAGCAAATTCAAACGGGTAAAGTATATTATCCACGTAAACGAGATCGAAATGCCGTGGACTCTTGGAATTGTATTTTCTCAGGCGACACTTTCTATGGCTTCAGAGCTAGACCGCAAGCGAGCAATCGAAAGATTCTACGAAGATGAGTATAAGATCGGTTTCGAAGAGCTATCCTATATTATCCTACGACTCTGGGCATACCGAAAAGATATTGGGGAATTTATTTTAAATCCAGAAAAAAGAATTAAAGATATCGGAAAATCGAGGAAAGCATTCAAAGAAAATCTCTACTCCTATGAAAACATTTATACAGAAAGTTTAAGTCTCTATAAATTTAAAGACCTCAAAGAGTGCCTTAAAATCACTAAGGATAATACTAATATTGCGCTTGATTCAAATCCATTTCATAGAGAAGCTATTTTTAAAACCTGTAAATTGGCAGGTGAAAGTGTATTAACCTTAGAGGAAAATGAATCTACTAAGCTTTACCGCCGACGATTGGATAATTTTTATAAGATTCTAAAAAAAAGAAATATTAAAGTAATCAATGTATTTCCGCCCATATCTGAGTATTTAGGTAACTTTCAATATGGCGCTCGAGTTTTATTCTGGAAAGAAAAATACAAAGATGTTTTAGGGGAAAAGATAATTGATCTAACACTGGCTATTCCAAAGGAAAATAATGAAACTTACTTTTATGACATTGTGCATGTGAATAAAAAAGGAATGACTGTTTTTACAGAAAAACTTTCTGATTCACTCAGACTCTACTTTAAAGAAAGGCAGGAAAACAATGCTTTTTAA
- a CDS encoding MBOAT family protein, with protein sequence MLFNSLHFLLYLPIVLVISNYLKDRNQKIFLLLASFYFYMAWNIHFIWLLLFSIVIDYFAAISIARLEKTDKKRKYYLILSLVTNLGFLSYFKYTNFFLGALNDLNFINSFRFVEYNIILPVGISFYTFQSMSYTIDVYRGAMEAKKSFIDFALYVSFFPQLVAGPIVRAGTFFRDLENRLIVNLEVIRYSFAQILLGFTKKVVFADNLAIVVDRVFTNYSSLNAIEIWTGVFAFMWQIYFDFAGYTDIAIGVARLFGFQFDINFHFPFNVTSISQHWSRWHLSFSTWIRDYIFIPLGGSKVSRLRTHINVFITFLFAGIWHGAAYHFVVWGIWHSAMLSVEREYAQTGLSKFLNAKGGMLYSLFCRVLTMICLGIGLPLFRAKTLTDAFEMLKTMLFINPNSITSSFSNYGYFKLVALLFVTGYIFEKYNLKKMLESKRAFTLFILANVFMLLCYGVTEAQSFIYFAF encoded by the coding sequence ATGCTTTTTAATTCTCTGCACTTCCTACTTTATCTTCCAATCGTATTAGTAATATCTAATTATCTAAAAGATAGAAATCAAAAAATCTTTTTGCTGCTAGCAAGCTTTTATTTCTACATGGCTTGGAATATTCATTTTATTTGGCTTTTGTTATTCTCAATTGTGATCGACTACTTCGCAGCCATTTCGATTGCCCGATTAGAAAAAACAGACAAAAAAAGAAAATACTATTTAATTCTCTCTCTTGTCACAAATTTGGGATTTTTAAGTTATTTTAAATACACAAACTTTTTTCTTGGAGCACTTAACGACCTGAATTTTATTAACTCATTTCGATTTGTAGAGTATAATATTATTTTGCCTGTTGGAATTTCTTTTTACACTTTTCAATCAATGAGTTATACGATAGATGTTTACCGCGGAGCTATGGAAGCAAAAAAGTCTTTCATTGACTTTGCACTCTACGTTTCTTTTTTCCCTCAACTAGTCGCGGGTCCAATTGTGCGAGCAGGAACTTTTTTTAGAGACTTAGAAAACAGACTTATTGTAAATCTGGAAGTGATTCGGTATTCATTCGCTCAAATTCTTTTAGGTTTTACAAAAAAGGTTGTTTTCGCTGATAATCTTGCTATTGTAGTAGATAGAGTTTTTACAAACTACTCTTCGTTAAACGCAATTGAAATCTGGACGGGTGTATTTGCTTTTATGTGGCAAATCTATTTTGACTTTGCGGGTTACACTGATATTGCGATAGGAGTTGCGAGACTTTTTGGTTTTCAGTTTGATATCAACTTTCATTTTCCGTTCAACGTAACAAGTATTAGCCAGCACTGGTCAAGATGGCATCTCTCTTTTTCAACCTGGATAAGGGATTATATCTTTATACCGCTTGGTGGCTCAAAAGTCTCCAGACTAAGAACTCATATCAATGTATTCATTACGTTTTTATTTGCAGGTATTTGGCATGGAGCAGCCTATCATTTTGTAGTCTGGGGAATCTGGCATTCAGCAATGCTATCGGTAGAACGAGAGTATGCGCAAACAGGCCTGAGTAAATTTTTAAATGCAAAAGGAGGAATGCTTTATAGTTTATTTTGTCGTGTCCTTACAATGATTTGTTTGGGAATAGGTTTACCACTTTTTAGAGCAAAGACATTAACCGATGCATTTGAAATGCTTAAGACAATGTTATTCATTAACCCTAACTCGATTACTTCGTCTTTTAGTAATTACGGATACTTCAAATTAGTCGCACTTCTTTTTGTAACAGGATATATTTTTGAAAAATACAATTTAAAGAAAATGCTAGAAAGCAAAAGAGCGTTTACCCTCTTTATCCTCGCAAATGTGTTTATGCTACTTTGTTATGGAGTGACTGAGGCTCAGAGTTTTATATATTTTGCTTTTTGA
- a CDS encoding type II toxin-antitoxin system PemK/MazF family toxin, whose product MTYEQFDVVVVPFPFTDSTASKRRPALVISAPEKFQTKIGLSVLAMITTASHDSWSLDTPIENLSACGLTHPSIIRMKLFTLDNHIILRKAGSLEAKDKTTFSKNLKMLIGIK is encoded by the coding sequence ATGACTTATGAGCAATTTGATGTTGTCGTTGTGCCTTTTCCTTTTACAGATTCAACTGCCTCAAAGAGAAGACCAGCTCTTGTGATTTCTGCTCCGGAAAAATTTCAAACCAAGATTGGTCTTTCTGTTCTCGCTATGATTACTACCGCCTCGCATGACTCCTGGAGTTTAGACACTCCAATCGAAAATCTTTCTGCCTGCGGACTAACACACCCTTCCATCATTCGAATGAAATTATTCACGCTCGACAATCATATCATCCTTCGCAAAGCAGGAAGCCTCGAAGCAAAAGACAAAACTACATTTTCTAAAAATTTGAAAATGCTAATTGGAATTAAGTAG
- a CDS encoding AbrB family transcriptional regulator codes for MGKEFGDYSSVTEKFQATIPVKIRDYLHIKKGDKIMFEILHDTVQIRKMLSTDFEYLKSISGTLSEWNSEADDEAYNDL; via the coding sequence ATGGGAAAAGAATTCGGCGACTATAGCTCTGTAACTGAGAAGTTTCAAGCTACTATTCCAGTAAAAATACGAGACTATTTGCACATCAAAAAAGGAGACAAGATTATGTTTGAGATTCTTCACGACACTGTCCAAATTCGAAAAATGCTTTCAACTGACTTCGAATATCTCAAATCCATCTCAGGCACACTTTCCGAATGGAATAGCGAGGCAGACGACGAGGCATACAATGACTTATGA
- a CDS encoding VWA domain-containing protein, translating into MITYEYSEYFPEDDRKFDKDKLMSILSELIMKYDISLEEALRMMIEKGIPANLFLKEGGMEDLIKDFQKKVQAMIDNILKTFNLNPTSETLQKDLHSLKEEIEKKYKKDSGTLSKFKQAIEEENQDLLRRLKWDLAAQKKIEPKLDELVQKLQELDKVNNGIKKYDFTGIKVPTPKEASNLLENLDQLTELIRALQEAIDSGDLYNFDLEQLAKFLGPESYQEFLERREKIFDDLKKILQEAGDIQENNEGGIELSPKSVRKIGKTALTEIFSKLKADSTSGAHVTKEFGDSENITSSVKPLEFGDNISHIDFSGSIINSIIRGNGNTPSLKDIDVFQARGNAKSSTVILLDMSGSMARSMRFYNAKKVTMAMDSLIRNEYKDEKLTVVGFGSTAKIFPITQIPTLQPYPVTIFNPYIKLKFDFAKMKKEEIENKVPQYFTNLQKGLNMARQALSSKQTKNKQIFLITDGAPTAHFKGSVLHINYPPAPSDFEEALTEVKACAEDGIVINTFLLTSEWDMNYFGEKSFIQQFAKMSQGRIFYPHPNELNQMIIYDFIANKKKKFSY; encoded by the coding sequence ATGATTACATACGAATACAGCGAATATTTTCCAGAAGACGACAGAAAATTCGACAAAGATAAACTCATGTCTATTCTGTCCGAGCTTATCATGAAATATGATATTTCTCTAGAAGAAGCGCTGCGTATGATGATTGAAAAAGGAATTCCCGCCAATCTTTTTTTAAAAGAAGGCGGGATGGAGGATTTAATAAAGGATTTTCAAAAGAAAGTCCAGGCAATGATAGATAATATTCTAAAAACATTTAATCTAAATCCTACTTCCGAAACTTTACAAAAAGATTTGCATTCTCTTAAGGAAGAAATTGAAAAAAAATACAAAAAAGATTCAGGGACACTTTCAAAATTTAAACAAGCAATCGAAGAGGAAAATCAAGATTTGCTCCGTCGCCTCAAGTGGGACTTAGCCGCACAAAAAAAGATAGAGCCCAAGCTAGATGAACTCGTCCAAAAATTACAGGAATTAGACAAAGTAAACAATGGAATCAAAAAATATGATTTTACAGGAATTAAAGTCCCTACTCCTAAAGAAGCAAGTAATCTATTAGAGAACCTTGACCAGCTAACAGAATTAATCCGCGCCTTACAAGAAGCAATTGATTCAGGGGATTTGTATAATTTTGATTTAGAACAATTGGCAAAATTCTTAGGTCCTGAAAGTTATCAGGAGTTTTTAGAAAGAAGAGAAAAGATTTTTGATGATCTAAAAAAGATTTTACAAGAAGCAGGAGACATCCAGGAAAACAACGAAGGCGGAATTGAACTTTCTCCCAAGTCTGTGCGTAAAATTGGCAAGACTGCTTTAACTGAAATTTTTTCTAAGCTAAAAGCAGATTCCACTTCGGGAGCACATGTAACGAAAGAATTCGGAGACAGTGAAAATATTACTTCATCGGTAAAGCCCTTAGAGTTTGGAGATAATATTTCCCATATCGACTTTTCGGGAAGCATTATCAATAGCATCATTCGGGGTAATGGGAATACTCCGTCACTAAAAGATATAGATGTATTCCAGGCGAGAGGCAACGCAAAATCATCCACAGTCATTTTGCTTGATATGTCTGGCTCAATGGCTCGCTCTATGCGATTCTACAATGCAAAGAAAGTCACGATGGCAATGGATTCACTGATTCGAAATGAATACAAAGATGAGAAGCTAACAGTCGTTGGTTTCGGAAGCACTGCAAAGATTTTTCCGATCACTCAAATTCCAACTCTACAACCCTACCCTGTTACTATTTTTAATCCTTACATCAAATTAAAATTTGATTTTGCTAAAATGAAAAAAGAAGAGATTGAAAATAAAGTCCCTCAGTATTTTACAAATTTGCAAAAGGGATTGAACATGGCAAGGCAAGCTCTATCGTCTAAACAAACCAAAAACAAACAAATCTTTCTAATCACAGACGGAGCCCCTACTGCTCACTTCAAAGGCTCAGTATTACATATCAATTATCCGCCGGCGCCTTCTGACTTCGAAGAAGCATTAACAGAAGTAAAAGCATGTGCAGAAGATGGAATCGTTATCAACACATTTCTACTAACGTCTGAGTGGGACATGAATTACTTTGGTGAAAAAAGTTTTATCCAACAATTCGCTAAGATGTCGCAAGGAAGAATTTTTTATCCACATCCAAATGAACTAAATCAAATGATAATCTACGACTTCATCGCAAATAAGAAGAAAAAGTTTTCGTATTAG